Proteins found in one Kangiella sediminilitoris genomic segment:
- the leuS gene encoding leucine--tRNA ligase, whose translation MQLTEHYQPSEIEGKIQEKWQKNKTFKAVEDASKEKYYCLSMFPYPSGRLHMGHVRNYTIGDVIARFQRMQGKNVLQPIGWDAFGLPAENAAVKNKASPAPWTYENIDYMKGQLKMLGFAYDWDRELATCQPEYYRWEQWFFTKLYEKGLVYKKTSSVNWCPNDQTVLANEQVVDGACWRCDTPVEQKEIPQWFIKITEYADELLADLDKLDGWPDMVKTMQRNWIGRSEGVEVEFGFGDESDHSDNLRVYTTRPDTLYGVTYLAVAAGHPIATMASKDNPELAEFVSECKNSKVSEAEMATMEKKGMATGLYAKHPLTGKDVPIWVANFVLMDYGTGAVMAVPAHDQRDWEFATKYGIEKAPVIQPADGSELDISEAAYTEKGVTFNSDEFDGMEFEQAFHAISAKLEAEGKGEKTVNYRLRDWGVSRQRYWGAPIPMINMPDGSVVPAPEDQLPVRLPEDVVMDGVTSPLNTDEEWKKAVVDGVEGVRETDTFDTFMESSWYYARYTSPDYDKGMLNPEQANYWLPVDQYIGGIEHATMHLMYFRFFHKLLRDIGLVNSDEPAKKLLCQGMVLADAYYYTDEKGARHWVSPLEVEVKERDDKGHISKAIDQDGNEVVHAGMTKMSKSKNNGIDPQSMVEQYGADTMRLYTMFASPPDQALEWQDSAVDGSLRFLRRLWKMVQSHQHKGEVSKLDVSGLNSDQKALRRKTHETIAKVTDDYARRYTFNTAIAAVMELLNHAGKAEEMTEQDRVVLHEALETAVLLLAPIVPHICSELWTALGELVNDDDRSDVVDAKWPEADKSAMVQDEKLIIVQVNGKLRAKITVAASATKEEVEAMALADDNVKKFTDGNTVRKVIVVPGKLVNIVAN comes from the coding sequence ATGCAACTAACTGAGCACTATCAACCTTCTGAAATTGAAGGGAAAATCCAAGAGAAGTGGCAAAAAAATAAAACTTTCAAAGCGGTCGAAGATGCTTCTAAAGAGAAGTACTACTGCTTGAGCATGTTCCCTTACCCCAGTGGTCGATTACACATGGGCCACGTTCGTAACTATACCATCGGTGATGTTATTGCACGTTTCCAGCGTATGCAGGGTAAAAATGTGCTGCAGCCGATCGGTTGGGATGCGTTCGGATTACCGGCTGAGAATGCGGCGGTTAAAAATAAAGCGTCCCCGGCGCCTTGGACTTACGAAAATATCGATTACATGAAAGGTCAGCTGAAAATGCTGGGCTTTGCCTATGATTGGGATCGTGAATTAGCGACCTGTCAGCCAGAATACTATCGCTGGGAACAGTGGTTCTTCACTAAGCTGTATGAGAAAGGCTTGGTTTATAAGAAAACCTCATCAGTAAACTGGTGCCCGAATGACCAGACTGTTCTGGCCAATGAGCAGGTGGTTGATGGTGCTTGCTGGCGTTGTGATACGCCAGTTGAGCAGAAAGAAATACCACAGTGGTTTATTAAAATTACTGAATACGCTGATGAGCTGCTGGCGGATCTGGATAAGCTGGATGGCTGGCCAGATATGGTTAAAACCATGCAGCGTAACTGGATCGGGCGCTCGGAAGGGGTTGAAGTAGAGTTTGGTTTTGGTGACGAGAGTGATCATAGCGATAACCTTCGTGTTTATACCACTCGTCCTGATACTCTTTACGGTGTGACTTATCTTGCAGTAGCCGCGGGCCACCCAATCGCCACTATGGCGTCTAAAGATAATCCAGAACTGGCTGAGTTTGTGAGTGAATGCAAGAACAGCAAAGTATCGGAAGCTGAAATGGCGACCATGGAAAAGAAAGGCATGGCGACAGGCCTGTATGCCAAGCACCCGTTAACGGGTAAAGACGTCCCTATCTGGGTTGCTAATTTTGTTCTGATGGATTACGGCACCGGTGCGGTTATGGCAGTCCCAGCACACGATCAGCGTGACTGGGAGTTTGCTACTAAGTACGGTATTGAGAAGGCTCCGGTAATTCAGCCGGCGGATGGTTCTGAGCTGGACATCAGCGAAGCGGCCTATACTGAAAAGGGCGTAACCTTTAATTCCGATGAATTTGATGGCATGGAATTCGAGCAAGCATTCCATGCAATTTCAGCGAAGCTGGAAGCCGAGGGCAAAGGCGAGAAAACTGTCAACTATCGTTTGCGTGACTGGGGCGTTTCCCGTCAACGCTATTGGGGTGCTCCTATTCCAATGATCAACATGCCTGATGGCTCAGTGGTTCCAGCTCCTGAAGATCAGCTGCCAGTCCGTTTACCGGAAGATGTGGTGATGGATGGCGTGACCAGCCCGCTGAATACTGATGAAGAGTGGAAAAAAGCGGTTGTCGACGGCGTGGAAGGTGTCCGCGAAACAGATACTTTCGATACCTTCATGGAGTCGAGCTGGTATTACGCACGTTACACCAGCCCAGATTATGATAAAGGAATGCTAAACCCGGAGCAGGCAAATTACTGGCTGCCAGTAGATCAGTATATCGGTGGTATCGAACATGCCACCATGCACCTGATGTATTTCCGTTTCTTCCACAAATTGCTGCGCGATATCGGTCTGGTTAACTCGGATGAGCCAGCCAAAAAATTATTGTGCCAGGGCATGGTTCTGGCCGATGCCTATTACTACACTGATGAAAAAGGTGCGCGTCACTGGGTTTCACCGCTGGAAGTTGAAGTGAAGGAGCGTGATGACAAAGGTCATATCTCTAAGGCGATTGATCAGGATGGTAATGAGGTCGTTCATGCCGGTATGACAAAAATGTCGAAGTCGAAGAACAACGGTATTGATCCGCAGTCGATGGTGGAGCAGTACGGTGCAGATACCATGCGCTTATATACCATGTTTGCTTCGCCACCGGATCAAGCGCTGGAGTGGCAGGATTCAGCGGTAGATGGTTCGCTCCGGTTCCTACGTCGTTTGTGGAAAATGGTACAGTCGCATCAGCATAAAGGTGAAGTAAGTAAACTGGATGTATCTGGATTAAATTCGGATCAGAAAGCATTACGTCGTAAAACCCACGAAACGATTGCAAAAGTAACCGATGATTACGCTCGCCGTTATACTTTTAATACGGCTATTGCTGCGGTCATGGAGCTACTGAATCATGCAGGAAAAGCAGAAGAGATGACTGAACAGGATCGTGTTGTATTGCATGAAGCTCTAGAGACGGCGGTCTTGCTACTGGCTCCAATCGTGCCACATATCTGTTCTGAGTTGTGGACTGCTTTGGGTGAGCTAGTTAACGATGACGACCGTTCAGACGTTGTCGACGCTAAGTGGCCAGAAGCAGACAAGAGCGCCATGGTACAGGATGAGAAGCTAATTATCGTACAGGTAAATGGCAAGCTACGTGCTAAAATTACGGTTGCTGCCAGCGCCACAAAAGAAGAGGTTGAAGCTATGGCTTTGGCTGATGACAATGTTAAAAAGTTTACTGACGGCAATACTGTGCGTAAGGTGATTGTGGTACCAGGTAAGCTGGTAAATATTGTTGCGAATTAG
- the lnt gene encoding apolipoprotein N-acyltransferase gives MTSKFASPSGWLAFFIALVAGAVYPLAFAPLKWWPVALISIATFWWLIQNQTPKKTFWLGWGYGFGVFIAGVSWVYVSINTFGNASPPLAVILTILFAAILAFFYSILGWIMQKFFSQYSLTSRVLLFSILWVGMDIARGSGFVSFPWLYAGYSQAEALMQGIASYLGVHGVTLFVVILSCLLSEVVVSKGYAQQRRFILPILVILAIPFITTLHLFSKKPEKEQTLTLALVQPNVDQHIKWNPQYFNAIMNGLFEQTESYWGADLVVWPEGGIPSFENNVPGIMRKLEEQAKESNSQFITGIPMYEPDNRSVYYSGVRLLGEQNQAYHKQQLVPFGEYIPFTELLRGAIDFFDLPMSSFTPGSPEQEPLRTDKAALVPAICYEIAFSGLIQSLGNQSQDQFTAILTISNDTWFGDSWGPLQHFQIAQMRAIETGLPVIRGTNNGLTAVIDSQGRVLDQIPRFERDVLAGAFILDNKPTWFLQYGYWSLLVLVIVLLGLAFMLKTNQDISTES, from the coding sequence ATGACAAGTAAATTTGCCAGCCCATCAGGCTGGCTGGCATTTTTTATTGCCCTGGTAGCTGGAGCTGTATACCCGCTTGCTTTTGCCCCCTTAAAATGGTGGCCCGTTGCACTGATATCCATCGCAACGTTCTGGTGGCTCATCCAAAACCAGACGCCCAAAAAAACTTTTTGGCTGGGCTGGGGCTATGGCTTTGGGGTTTTCATAGCAGGAGTGTCCTGGGTCTATGTGTCCATTAACACCTTCGGTAATGCGTCTCCGCCCTTAGCCGTTATTCTGACAATTTTATTTGCAGCGATTCTGGCGTTCTTTTACAGCATTCTCGGCTGGATAATGCAGAAATTTTTTAGTCAGTACTCACTGACTTCTCGTGTTCTCCTTTTCAGTATACTTTGGGTCGGAATGGATATTGCCCGTGGTTCGGGTTTTGTCAGCTTTCCCTGGTTATATGCCGGATATAGCCAGGCAGAGGCTCTGATGCAGGGGATTGCCAGTTACCTTGGGGTCCATGGAGTTACTTTATTTGTAGTTATTCTGAGTTGTCTACTATCAGAAGTGGTGGTTAGTAAAGGCTATGCCCAGCAGCGACGCTTCATACTACCAATTCTGGTTATTCTGGCAATTCCGTTTATAACAACCTTGCACCTGTTTTCTAAAAAGCCAGAGAAAGAGCAGACCCTGACGTTGGCTTTAGTTCAGCCAAACGTTGACCAGCACATCAAATGGAATCCTCAGTATTTCAATGCGATTATGAATGGCCTGTTCGAGCAGACCGAGTCTTACTGGGGTGCTGACCTGGTGGTGTGGCCTGAAGGCGGTATCCCGTCTTTTGAAAATAATGTACCGGGGATCATGAGAAAGCTTGAAGAGCAGGCTAAAGAGAGCAATAGCCAGTTCATCACCGGGATCCCAATGTATGAGCCTGATAATCGATCGGTCTATTATTCTGGGGTTCGTTTATTAGGGGAGCAGAACCAGGCCTACCATAAGCAGCAACTTGTTCCTTTTGGTGAATACATCCCGTTTACTGAATTACTCCGTGGAGCCATCGACTTTTTTGACTTGCCAATGTCGAGCTTTACCCCTGGCAGTCCCGAGCAGGAACCATTACGGACCGATAAGGCAGCGCTGGTGCCAGCCATATGCTACGAGATAGCCTTTTCTGGCCTAATACAGAGTCTGGGTAATCAGTCGCAGGATCAGTTTACGGCGATCCTGACCATCAGTAACGACACCTGGTTTGGCGATAGCTGGGGACCATTACAGCATTTCCAGATTGCTCAGATGCGTGCTATTGAAACGGGCTTACCGGTGATTCGTGGCACCAATAATGGCCTGACCGCAGTTATTGATTCGCAGGGCCGAGTGCTGGATCAGATCCCACGTTTCGAACGCGATGTGTTGGCTGGAGCTTTTATTCTGGATAATAAGCCAACCTGGTTTTTACAGTATGGCTACTGGAGCCTGCTGGTGCTGGTGATTGTTTTGCTGGGGCTAGCTTTCATGTTGAAAACGAACCAAGACATTAGCACTGAAAGTTAG
- a CDS encoding HlyC/CorC family transporter: MSDDKPPSRSFFQRIVDIFHSEPQDRQQLVEVLRVATDDKLIKTDSLAMMEGVLQVAEMQVRDIMIPRSQMNVIHENASLQEILPIVSETRHSRYPVVGENRDDIEGIMLAKELLTYAFDDGEKNNFDIKDILRPAYIIPESKRLDILLTEFRSKRNHMAIVVDEYGCVSGLVTIEDVLEQIVGDIEDEFDIDEEESNIKLHSNGEYIIKAQTDIEDFNERLGSDFSDQEFDTIGGLLVNKFGHMPERDETITMGDFKFTVLNADQRRVHLLRVKPLAQEQILS, encoded by the coding sequence ATGAGCGATGACAAACCTCCGTCGAGGAGCTTTTTTCAACGAATAGTAGATATTTTCCATTCTGAACCCCAAGACCGCCAGCAACTGGTGGAAGTGTTACGGGTTGCTACAGACGATAAGCTGATCAAGACCGACTCTCTGGCAATGATGGAGGGTGTATTACAGGTCGCAGAAATGCAGGTACGCGATATTATGATCCCACGGTCACAAATGAACGTGATTCATGAGAACGCCTCGTTGCAGGAAATTCTGCCAATCGTCAGTGAGACGCGTCACTCACGTTACCCGGTTGTGGGTGAAAACCGTGATGACATTGAAGGCATTATGCTGGCTAAAGAGCTACTGACCTATGCTTTTGATGACGGTGAAAAAAATAACTTCGACATTAAAGATATTCTCCGTCCTGCCTATATCATTCCAGAAAGTAAGCGTCTTGATATTCTCCTGACAGAGTTCCGCTCTAAGAGAAATCACATGGCGATCGTCGTTGATGAATACGGTTGTGTGTCCGGGCTGGTGACAATTGAAGACGTACTGGAACAAATTGTGGGGGACATTGAGGACGAGTTTGATATCGATGAAGAGGAAAGTAATATCAAGCTTCACTCAAATGGTGAGTACATCATCAAGGCTCAGACTGATATCGAAGACTTTAATGAGCGATTAGGTTCTGATTTTTCAGATCAGGAATTTGATACGATTGGCGGTTTGTTGGTTAACAAATTCGGCCATATGCCAGAGCGTGATGAGACCATTACCATGGGAGACTTCAAATTCACCGTACTGAATGCCGATCAACGTCGTGTGCATTTGTTGCGAGTCAAGCCACTGGCACAAGAACAAATATTAAGTTAG
- the ybeY gene encoding rRNA maturation RNase YbeY, with the protein MNQLEFELQFACDHEHLPTEEQFKLWLQTALEHLSITDKVALTLRVVSVDESQSLNHQFRGKDRPTNVLSFPFEMPQGLPPELMPEERLLGDLVACAEIVAKEAKEQNKPLHNHWAHMVIHGCLHLLGYDHIKDDEAEAMEALEIKILEKLGIGDPYHIDGTL; encoded by the coding sequence ATGAATCAACTGGAGTTTGAGTTGCAGTTTGCCTGTGACCATGAGCATCTGCCTACTGAGGAGCAGTTCAAGCTATGGCTGCAGACTGCACTGGAACACCTGTCGATAACCGATAAGGTTGCATTGACGTTACGGGTTGTGTCGGTGGATGAAAGTCAGTCCCTGAATCACCAGTTCCGGGGCAAAGATCGTCCAACCAATGTCTTATCATTCCCTTTTGAAATGCCCCAAGGTTTGCCTCCTGAATTGATGCCGGAGGAACGGCTGCTGGGCGATCTGGTGGCCTGTGCAGAGATAGTTGCTAAAGAGGCGAAAGAGCAGAATAAGCCACTGCACAATCATTGGGCGCACATGGTGATTCATGGATGCTTGCATTTATTAGGCTACGATCATATAAAAGATGATGAAGCTGAAGCCATGGAAGCTTTAGAAATAAAGATTTTGGAAAAATTGGGAATTGGTGATCCATATCATATTGATGGAACACTATAA
- a CDS encoding PhoH family protein, which translates to MSQLSNETFDLLPADNNRLSALCGYLDEHLKHIERRLGVEVNVRGNSVSLIGDGVNIAAARQVVEKLYDDTAKKKMLDSADVHLAIQEISTELEGTQPKGHVDDDVKLVTKRGLIKPRSPNQKQYLQNIIHHDISFGIGPAGTGKTYLAVASAVDAWEKQQVRRILLTRPAVEAGERLGFLPGDLAQKVDPYLRPLYDALYEMFGFEKVAKLMERNVIEVAPLAYMRGRTLNDAFIILDESQNTTIEQMKMFLTRIGFSSKAVVTGDITQVDLPRGQKSGLRHVIDVLKNVDGISFTFFQSKDVVRHPVVQRIVQAYEEADSAEAKRSAETASDAAKKL; encoded by the coding sequence TTGTCACAATTATCGAACGAAACTTTTGATTTACTGCCTGCCGATAATAACCGTTTATCGGCATTGTGCGGTTACCTTGATGAGCATTTAAAGCATATTGAGCGTCGTCTTGGCGTTGAAGTGAATGTACGAGGCAACTCGGTCAGCCTGATTGGTGATGGCGTGAATATCGCCGCGGCACGTCAGGTTGTAGAGAAACTGTATGATGACACGGCAAAAAAGAAAATGCTGGATAGCGCTGACGTTCATCTCGCCATTCAGGAGATTTCTACGGAGCTGGAGGGTACTCAACCTAAAGGTCACGTAGATGATGACGTCAAGTTAGTGACAAAGCGTGGCCTGATTAAGCCGCGTAGCCCAAATCAGAAGCAATATCTGCAAAACATCATCCATCACGACATCAGTTTTGGTATTGGCCCGGCAGGTACAGGTAAAACTTATCTTGCTGTAGCAAGCGCTGTAGATGCCTGGGAAAAACAGCAGGTGCGGCGTATCTTGCTAACTCGCCCAGCGGTTGAAGCCGGCGAGCGTCTGGGGTTTTTGCCGGGAGATCTGGCGCAGAAAGTGGATCCTTATTTACGCCCGCTATATGACGCTTTATATGAAATGTTTGGCTTTGAAAAAGTAGCAAAACTGATGGAGCGCAATGTGATTGAAGTAGCGCCTCTGGCTTATATGCGTGGCCGTACCTTGAATGATGCTTTTATTATTCTCGATGAAAGCCAAAATACGACTATCGAGCAGATGAAAATGTTCCTGACCCGAATAGGTTTCAGCTCGAAAGCTGTTGTCACTGGTGATATTACACAGGTGGATTTGCCGCGTGGCCAGAAATCAGGTTTACGCCATGTGATCGACGTTCTTAAAAATGTTGATGGTATTAGCTTTACGTTCTTTCAGTCGAAAGATGTGGTCCGTCACCCGGTGGTTCAGCGAATTGTTCAGGCCTACGAAGAGGCGGATTCAGCCGAAGCCAAACGATCTGCTGAAACTGCCAGCGACGCAGCAAAGAAATTATAA
- the miaB gene encoding tRNA (N6-isopentenyl adenosine(37)-C2)-methylthiotransferase MiaB: protein MSKKLFIKTWGCQMNEYDSSRMSDLLNKTHGLEAASSAEEADVVLLNTCSIREKAQEKVFSQLGQWKNLKNDNPDLIIGVGGCVASQEGDAIRQRAPYVDVIFGPQTLHRLPEMIKEASTKGGKKKAVVDITFPEIEKFDRLPEPRAEGPTAFVSIMEGCSKYCSFCVVPYTRGEEVSRPFDDVLAECAQLADQGVREINLLGQNVNAYRGPTHEGHTADLAELITYVAAIDGIDRIRFTTSHPVEFSDRLIEVYAEVPELVSHLHLPVQSGSDRVLALMKRGHTALEYKSKIRRLRKIRPNMSMSSDFIIGFPGESEADFEDTMKLIGDIGYDHSFSFIYSARPGTPASDIVDDTPMEVKKQRLSILQQRINQQAFSISRSMVGNKEKILVEGPSKKDPMELRGRTENNRIVNFVGPHSLIGKFAEVTITDAFPNSLRGEFEPDGLVH, encoded by the coding sequence ATGAGCAAGAAACTATTTATCAAAACCTGGGGTTGTCAGATGAACGAGTATGATTCGTCACGTATGTCGGATCTGCTGAATAAGACTCACGGTTTAGAAGCAGCTTCCTCGGCGGAAGAGGCGGATGTTGTGTTGTTGAACACTTGCTCGATCCGTGAAAAGGCTCAGGAAAAGGTATTCTCTCAGCTGGGACAGTGGAAAAATCTAAAAAATGATAACCCTGATCTAATCATTGGTGTAGGTGGCTGTGTTGCTTCACAGGAAGGTGATGCCATACGCCAACGTGCGCCTTACGTTGACGTTATTTTTGGTCCACAAACTCTGCACCGCTTGCCAGAAATGATCAAAGAAGCAAGTACCAAAGGTGGTAAGAAGAAAGCCGTTGTTGATATTACCTTCCCTGAGATTGAAAAATTTGACCGCTTGCCAGAGCCGAGAGCAGAGGGCCCCACGGCTTTTGTATCAATAATGGAAGGTTGTTCAAAATATTGCTCTTTCTGCGTGGTACCTTACACCCGTGGTGAAGAAGTTAGCCGTCCCTTCGACGATGTTTTGGCAGAGTGCGCGCAGCTGGCTGATCAAGGCGTTCGCGAAATTAACTTACTGGGACAGAACGTTAATGCATATCGTGGTCCAACCCATGAGGGGCATACCGCTGATCTGGCGGAACTCATTACCTATGTTGCGGCGATTGATGGTATTGACCGTATACGTTTCACAACGTCGCATCCTGTTGAGTTCTCGGATCGTCTGATTGAAGTTTACGCCGAAGTACCGGAACTGGTCAGTCATTTACACCTGCCGGTTCAAAGCGGCTCCGATCGCGTTTTAGCATTGATGAAGCGTGGCCATACAGCGTTGGAGTACAAATCAAAAATCCGCCGCTTGCGTAAGATCCGCCCTAACATGTCGATGTCATCAGACTTTATTATTGGTTTCCCGGGTGAGAGCGAAGCTGATTTTGAAGATACAATGAAGCTGATCGGCGACATTGGCTATGATCACTCATTCAGTTTTATCTACAGCGCGCGACCGGGAACGCCTGCTTCTGATATCGTGGATGACACGCCGATGGAAGTAAAAAAACAGCGCTTGTCGATCCTACAACAAAGAATTAATCAGCAGGCCTTCTCGATTAGCCGAAGCATGGTCGGTAATAAAGAAAAAATCTTGGTTGAAGGACCTTCAAAGAAGGATCCGATGGAACTTCGAGGTCGCACCGAAAACAATCGTATTGTTAACTTTGTTGGTCCTCATAGTTTGATTGGTAAGTTTGCTGAAGTGACCATCACTGATGCATTCCCGAATTCATTGCGCGGTGAATTTGAGCCTGATGGCCTGGTTCACTGA
- a CDS encoding YceI family protein, with product MLHKILIGSLLSMAGLAAQAGWVVNPEWSEINFISIKNDTVGESHQFRSFDGNLSESGKLELTIDLNSVDTQIDIRDQRMKKHLFKTEQYPTATVTADIAPEFLEGLEGTSPVKYPLQATLSLGESSVTVETEVTVQPANDHMIRVTNSKPLLLSAKSLGLVEGINKLQEIAGLQSIDHVVPVTFDISLSKEKN from the coding sequence ATGTTGCATAAAATCCTTATCGGTTCATTACTCTCTATGGCAGGGTTAGCCGCTCAGGCTGGCTGGGTTGTAAACCCAGAATGGTCTGAAATTAACTTTATCAGTATCAAAAACGACACGGTAGGCGAGTCCCACCAGTTTAGAAGCTTTGATGGTAATCTGTCAGAGTCTGGAAAATTAGAGTTAACCATTGATTTGAACAGCGTCGATACCCAGATTGATATCCGTGATCAGCGCATGAAAAAACACCTCTTCAAGACAGAGCAATATCCAACGGCCACGGTAACAGCTGATATTGCTCCTGAATTTCTTGAAGGGCTCGAAGGTACCTCTCCTGTAAAGTACCCCCTACAAGCTACGCTTAGCTTGGGCGAAAGTAGCGTAACAGTGGAGACTGAAGTCACGGTACAACCTGCCAACGACCACATGATCCGTGTTACTAACAGTAAACCCCTATTACTATCAGCCAAATCCCTCGGATTAGTTGAAGGGATTAATAAACTACAGGAAATTGCGGGCCTGCAGAGCATTGATCATGTCGTTCCTGTTACCTTTGATATTTCGCTGTCAAAGGAAAAAAATTAA
- a CDS encoding endonuclease/exonuclease/phosphatase family protein: MAYQFWWISPYTKLVNPEVHSSTQSSTNISIVTANVLMTNRNARKLIHLIEHFSPDILVTLESNGWWQSHLDKLTPNYPYSIKCPLDNLYGMHVYSKLRLENSEIKYLVQRDVPSIHTKAILTDGSKVRLHFLHPAPPSPTENEESAERDAELVMVAKNIAETAEADQPVIVTGDMNDVAWSRTTRLFRKLSGLLDPRIGRGMFNTFHAKYWFLRWPLDHLFHSSHFTFTKMTRLPDFGSDHFALYTELTLEPKQSEQQSGISKEEEDEELAQEKMKKQKSSSEDVPDPI; the protein is encoded by the coding sequence ATGGCGTATCAGTTTTGGTGGATTTCCCCTTATACCAAATTAGTGAACCCCGAAGTCCATTCGTCTACCCAGTCAAGTACTAATATAAGTATCGTAACGGCAAACGTTTTGATGACCAATCGTAATGCCAGAAAACTTATCCACCTTATAGAACATTTCAGCCCCGACATTCTGGTAACGCTAGAAAGCAACGGTTGGTGGCAGTCCCATCTCGACAAACTTACCCCAAACTACCCCTACAGTATTAAGTGTCCTCTGGATAACCTTTATGGTATGCACGTCTACTCAAAGCTTCGGCTAGAGAATAGTGAAATAAAATATCTCGTCCAAAGAGATGTACCCTCAATACATACCAAGGCCATATTAACGGATGGCTCAAAAGTCAGATTGCACTTTTTACATCCGGCACCGCCCAGTCCGACAGAAAATGAAGAGTCAGCCGAGCGTGATGCCGAGCTTGTGATGGTAGCTAAAAATATTGCAGAGACAGCAGAGGCAGACCAACCCGTCATAGTTACTGGCGATATGAATGATGTCGCCTGGTCGAGAACTACCAGGTTGTTCCGCAAGCTAAGTGGCTTGCTCGATCCACGCATAGGCCGCGGTATGTTTAACACGTTCCATGCAAAATATTGGTTTTTACGCTGGCCTTTGGATCATCTCTTCCACAGCTCCCACTTCACTTTCACTAAAATGACCCGGTTACCTGACTTTGGTTCTGATCACTTCGCGCTCTATACCGAGCTTACTCTTGAGCCAAAACAATCCGAACAGCAGTCTGGTATCTCCAAAGAAGAAGAGGATGAAGAGCTGGCTCAAGAGAAAATGAAAAAACAAAAGTCTTCAAGCGAGGATGTTCCTGACCCCATTTAA
- a CDS encoding CPBP family intramembrane glutamic endopeptidase yields the protein MIGIILLVVSWLLLRLEKKNLTAIGFNKPAQRSLELAAGILVAALFCIAQNGSLALAGSFSWKLNPDYNFTLAIESLRWVFNSVIYEELLFRGYFLYKAIQYLGPKTGCIISAVAFGIYHWFSYEVFGQPTTMVYVFILTAIPGLMFSYAFFKTQSIILPIGLHLGWNIANIMVFSKGPVGKQLLLAEPANAVESINEWTALGINLVIPLLLPLLVMLFLKYSSKYR from the coding sequence ATGATAGGAATCATATTACTGGTCGTCAGCTGGTTACTATTACGATTAGAAAAAAAGAATTTAACTGCAATTGGCTTCAATAAGCCTGCTCAACGAAGTTTGGAACTTGCTGCTGGTATTTTAGTAGCAGCTTTATTCTGTATTGCTCAAAATGGAAGCCTGGCTTTAGCTGGAAGTTTTAGCTGGAAGCTCAATCCTGATTATAATTTTACTCTTGCGATTGAATCGCTCCGCTGGGTTTTTAACTCTGTTATTTATGAAGAGTTATTATTCAGAGGTTACTTTCTATATAAAGCCATCCAGTACCTCGGCCCGAAAACAGGCTGTATTATCTCAGCTGTAGCCTTCGGAATTTACCACTGGTTTTCTTATGAGGTTTTTGGCCAGCCCACCACCATGGTCTACGTATTTATTCTCACTGCAATACCCGGCTTAATGTTCAGCTACGCCTTTTTTAAAACACAATCCATCATACTGCCCATCGGCCTACATCTCGGCTGGAATATTGCCAATATTATGGTCTTCTCAAAAGGGCCGGTCGGCAAGCAGCTTCTTCTGGCGGAGCCAGCGAACGCTGTTGAAAGTATTAACGAATGGACGGCACTGGGCATTAACTTGGTGATCCCGCTTCTATTACCACTACTGGTAATGTTATTCCTTAAATATTCATCAAAATATCGTTAA